One genomic region from Gopherus flavomarginatus isolate rGopFla2 chromosome 20, rGopFla2.mat.asm, whole genome shotgun sequence encodes:
- the C20H8orf90 gene encoding uncharacterized protein C8orf90 homolog → MHHVNRIERTLELARGLVQTPLESFPDIYDGDTKKWKEHFHSIQRAFKEFGKDDDFAIWVLTEGFTVPFPFTWPADGEASLQSSYDPTDCSGFDFFLHPGKPVPRILQPLHATTQAFFKKRRLEQLAPSYASQASQGPPAQAAIPPIRTDVVMITSLPHLSTSAIPGELTFLLKDGKSLRNIPPAPVAISNTAPP, encoded by the exons ATGCACCACGTGAATAGAATAGAAAGAACACTAGAGTTGGCTAGAG GGCTGGTCCAGACCCCGCTGGAGTCCTTCCCAGACATCTATGATGGAGACACCAAGAAGTGGAAGGAGCATTTCCACAGCATCCAGAGAGCCTTCAAGGAATTTGGCAAGGATGATGACTTCGCCATCTGGGTGCTGACCGAGGGCTTCACCGTACCATTCCCATTCACCTGGCCAGCTGATGGTGAGGCATCCCTGCAGTCATCCTATGACCCCACCGACTGCTCCGGTTTCGACTTCTTCCTGCACCCAGGCAAACCCGTGCCTCGGATCCTGCAGCCGCTGCACGCCACCACCCAGGCCTTCTTCAAGAAGAGACGTTTGGAGCAGCTGGCCCCTAGCTATGCCAGCCAGGCTTCCCAGGGGCCACCAGCACAAGCAGCCATTCCCCCGATACGGACAGACGTTGTGATGATCACCAGCCTGCCACATCTGAGCACCTCTGCCATTCCTGGAGAACTCACCTTCCTCCTAAAGGACGGCAAAAGCCTGAGGAACATCCCGCCTGCCCCTGTGGCAATCTCCAATACTGCCCCACCATAG